The Trichocoleus sp. FACHB-46 region AGATAACCTCGCGCTAAGTAGGGCGATCGCACATAAATCTCCCCAACCTCACCAATTCCTGCTAACTGTTGTGACTCGTTGAGAATCAGTAATTGCACATCTGCAATCCCTTGACCAATAGGTAGGCGATCACGCAATTCTTCAATCGGAACGGTCGGAGGAATCACATAATGCCCCATAATCTGCGGTGTTTCGGTTGTGCCATAGACATTGATGCAAGTCACAGCAGACGCGATCGCCCGGAGTCGCTCAACTAGCGATCGCGTGAGGATGTCTCCACCACTGCAGACATAGCGTAGGGATGGGATGCCTTTAGGCTGAGTATCCTCTACACCTTCACTCAGCAGGAGTTGTGCCATTGCGGGCGTGAGGTGACTAATCGTGATCTCCTGCTGTCGTATCCAAGTTTGCAAGCATCCCGGTGTGCCGATCTGCTCAGCATCAGGGATATATAATGTTGCCCCAACCCACAGCGGTGCAAAGATATCTCGCAGGAGAGGATCATGAGCCAATCCAGAGAGGAGACTAAAGCGATCGCTGGGCTCTAGCTGCAAAGTCTTGTGATACCACTGGAAGAAGTGAGATAACGGCGCATGTTCTCCCAAAACCGCTTTTGGCTCTCCGGTTGTACCAGAGGTGAATGTCACATAAGCCAGATCGTGAGCCTCGACTTCAATGCCCGGATGATGTGAGCTATAGTCTTGCAGGCACTGCTCAATCGCAGATCGCAGCGATAAATCCAACTCACAACGACAGGAGAGTTCTTGTAAGACAACCTGCAATTCATCAGGCAACTCGGCACCGATTTGAATCCATCCTTGAGGACGAGCAATTTGTAGGCGATCGCGCAAAGCTCCCACCGGATAGGACGGGTCGAGAATCAAGAAAACAGCACCCGCTTTCCAGATGCCCAGCAATGCCAGCACCAAAGCGGCACAGCGATCGCCATAGATTGCTACCACATCTTGAGATTGAATGCCGTGCAAGCGCAAGTAATGCGCCAGTTGATTACTCCAGGCATCTAGCTCAGCGTAGCTCCAAGTTTCATCGCGATCGACAATGGCAAGCTGATTGGGATGGCGTTTTGCCTGCTCTGTGAAATGGCTCTGAATCGAACCTGCCCAGCTTTCTAGTAATGGAGCTTCTGGATTAGGCAGTAAGGTTTGGGTGGTCGGCGTTACCAGGGAGAACTGAGTAATGGCCTGCTCTGGATTGGTCACAACTTGCTCTAGCAACTCCTGGAACTGCTCTTGCATGATGGCAATCCGTTCCGGGCAGAAGCGGTGCGCGTTGTAGACCCATTCCAGATGAATCTGATCCTCTTGCTCCCAGGCGTAGAAAGTTAGGTCAAACTTCGAGTGAGCGTGGTCATTTGCGATCGCCTCTACAGTAACTCCTGGTAATTCCAGCTTGGAATCACGATAGTTAAGCAAATTGAAAAACACCTGAAATAGGGGTGTTTGATTGAGCTGCCGTTCTGGTTGCAGCACTTCCACCAGCTTTTCAAACGGCACTTCTTGATGAGCATAAGCATCCAGCGTCACTCCCCGCACCCGCTGCAACAACTCCCGGAAGCTAGGTTGTCCACTCAGATCGGTTCGTAGCACCAGCGTATTCACGAAAAAGCCAATCAACGCTTCTGTGTCTTGTTGAGTGCGTCCGGCGATCGGAGAACCGACACAGAGATCGCTCTGATCTGTGTAGCGGTAGAGCAACAGCTTAAATGCAGCCAACAGAGTCATGAACAAAGTTGCGCCTTCTTTGTGCCCTAACCCTTTTATAGCAGCACTCAGAGCCGCAGGTAGGATATGCGATCGCTTTTCTCCCTTAAACCCAGGCGCTAAATGATCCGTAGGCAAGGCAAGCTGAGCAGATGCGTTTTGGAGCTGCTGTTTCCAGTAAGAAAGCTGTTGCTCTAGAAACTCTCCTTGTAAGCGCTGTCGTTGCCAAATGGCGAAGTCGGCATATTGAATCGGGAGAGGAGAGAGGGGTGAGGAGTGTTCGCTGAAAGCGTTCCCGCGGGGTGGAATGATGAATGCTGTATATAGCTCGGTGAGTTCTTGCACAAAAGCATTCATTGACCAGCCATCGGTAATGATGTGGTGCATGGTCAAGACAGCTAGGTGATGAGTGGGACTCAACCGCAGCAGCTTAATTCGGAATAGGGGTGCTTGACCCAGATCAAAAGCTTGCTCTATTTCAGCTTGAATGAACTGTGCGGTTTCGGCTTCCTGAATAGAGGGTCGTAAATCTTGCCAATCCACAATTGGAATATTGATTTTTAAGGTGGGGGCGATCGCTTGTACTGGCTCCCCATCCAAAATTTGGAACCGAGTTCTGAGGATTTCGTGCCGCTCTAGAATTGCATTCAAGCTGCGCTCCAGCACCGTCACATCCAAATTTCCTGTGAATCGGAGTGCCGCTGAGAGGTGATAAGCAGAGCTGTTGGGCTCCAGTTGATGGAGAAACCAGAGGCGTTGCTGAGAGAGAGAAAGCGGCAAAGGAGCTGTATCGCGATCGACTGGTTTTAAGGGAGCTGAGGTATTAGTGCTGTCTTGGGTGCGCTGGCTAATGGTTGCCGCTAACTCCTCGACAGTGGGCGATTCAAACAAACACCGCAATGGCAGTTCCACCGCAAAGGCTTCCCGAATTCGGGACATGATCTGGGTTGCCAGCAGAGAATGTCCGCCCAACTCAAAGAAGTTATCGTGAATGCCAATGGTATTTACCCCCAACACTTGTGCCCAAAGTTTAGCGATCGCCGCTTCGGTGTCAGTTTGGGGCGCTACAAACGTCTTGGTGAGTTCCGTCCAATCTGGGGCAGGTAATTGTTTGCGATCGATCTTGCCATTGAGTGTGAGGGGTAGTGCCTCCAGGATTACGAAAGCACTCGGAACCATATACTCTGGCAGTTTTGCCTTTAGCCAATCTCGCAGTTGAGAGGGATCAGACTTAGCATCTGCTTGCGAAACCACATAAGCCACGAGCTGCTGATTGCCTCCCCCATCCTGCCGGAGAATCACTACCTGTTCCCGCACATCCAGATGTTGACCTAGGACTGCCTCAATTTCACCCAGTTCAATCCGGAAACCCCGCAGCTTCACCTGATGGTCAATGCGTCCCAGAAATTCGAGTGTTCCGTCGGACAGGTAACGAACCAAATCCCCAGTTTTGTAGAGGCGATCGGCCCCCCCCACCTCTATTTCCCCCAGAATTGGGAGGCTAGACATATGCCGAAACGGATTGACGATAAACCTCTCCTGAGTCAGCTCAGGTCGATTGAGATATCCTCTTGCTAATCCTGCACCACCGATGTGTAACTCCCCTGGAACACCGATTGGAACAGGTTGGAGGCTTTGATTGAGCACATAGATTTGGGTATTGGCGATCGCTCGACCTAAGCGCACCGACTCATTCCAAGGCTCCACCCGTTCCACCATTGACCAAATCGTGGTTTCCGTTGGGCCGTACATATTCCAGAGTGACTGGCTTCTAACCAGGAGTTGATCCGCCAGTTCATGGGATAAAGCTTCACCACCGCAGAGAATCTTGAGTTGGGGATTTCCCTGCCATCCTGCCGCTAACAACAGTCGCCAGGTAGCAGGAGTTGCTTGCATCACAGTTGCGCCAGATTGCCTCATCAGTTGGATGAGCTGTTGAGCATCCATTGCTGTCCCTCGGCTGGCAAGCACTAGGCGAGCACCCGTGATGAGGGGCAGATAGACTTCTAGCGCTGCAATGTCAAAACAGATGGTCGTGACAGATAACAGCACATCTTCTGCGGTGAGTCCTGGCTCTTGACGCATTGAGTGCAAGAAGTTGGTGAGGGCATGATGCGGGATCTGTACGCCTTTGGGCTTGCCCGTGGAGCCTGAGGTATAGATCGTGTAAGCCAGATTTTCACCTGTAGCCTGGCTCATGGGGTTCTCAGAGTTGCAACGGGCGTTGGCGAAGCCTGAGCTTGCTCGTATCGCGTCCCAATCGCTATCCAGACAAACAAACTGAGCGCTATGTTGAGGTAAGGTCTCTAACAGCGATCGCTGCGTCACTAACACAGGAGCCTGGGAGTCCTCCAGCATCAAGGCAATGCGATCGGACGGATGGGCAGGGTCAATCGGCACATAGGCACCCCCCGCTTTCAGGATGCCTAATAAGCCAACGATGAGATTGAGCGATCGCTCTACCGCAATGGCAACCAGCACCTCTGGACCAACACCGAGAGAACGCAGATAGTGAGCTAGTTGATTGGCTCGTTGATTGAGTTCTTGATAGGTCAAGGATTGATCTACGTAGGTAACTGCAATCGCATCAGGGGTACGCTCAACCTGTATCTCAAACCATTCATGAACACAGCCAGGGGGAATGGTTTGAGCCTCGCGATCGCGAGTATTCCACTCAAACAATAACTGATGTTGTTCCGCCGCAGTCAGGAGCGGGATCTCTGCCAGCGATTGCTCAGAATTGGCGATCATGCGCTCCAGTAAGCTGCGGAGATGACCGAGGAGACGGGCGATCGCCTGTGGCTCAAATCGTTGCTCGTTGTAGGTCAGTTCAATTTGCCAGGAAGTGCCTGGGTGAATGACCACGGTTAATGGATAGTTGGTCTGCTCAAATGTCCAGATATCCTGAACCGCCACAGAATCTGTTGCCTGTTGGAGGCTAGTATCGATCGGATAATTCTCAAAAACCAAGAGGCTGTCAAATAGCGGCGTACCTTTAGGAATTTGGCTCCACGATTGGATCTGTACCAGGGGTGTGTATTCGTATTGCCGCATCTCCGCCTGTTGCAGCTGCAGTTGTTGCAGCCAAGGCAGCAAGGTTGCTTCGGGTGACACCTGAACACAGACAGGCAAAGTGTTGATCAGCAATCCCACAATCGTTTCAGCAGCGGCTAAAGAGGGAGGACGACCGGAAACGGTGCTGCCAAACACAACCTGTGCTTCCCCGCTGTAGCAACTCAACAATAATGCCCAGGCTCCCTGCATCAAGGTGTTCAGGGTGAGCTGATGTTGGCGGGCAAATTGGCTTAGGGCATAGGTGATCTCTGAGTCCAGTTCGAGTGACTGACGGGCAATGGAATTGGATATGTGGCGATCGCCTTGGCGACGGTCAATCGCGAGTGCGGTTGGTGCAGCAATATCCTTGAGACTGTCTTGCCAGAAGGTTTTCGCGGCGGCTAAGTCTTGCTGTTGTAGCCAAGCGATGTAGTCTCCAAAGGGGCGACTGTTGATAATGGGAAGTGCCTCTCCCTGACGCAATGCTGCATAGGTTGTCCAGACTTGCTGCAACACCATCGCGGTTGACCATCCATCCAAAATTAGATGGTGCTTGCTCCAAATTAAGTGATAGCGATCGTCACTCAACCAAATCAGGCTGAGCCGCATCAAGGGTGGGCAAGTGAGATCGAACCCTCGCTGTCGATCCTGCTGGATGTATGTTTGTAACTGCTGGTGCTGTTGTTCCGGAGACTGCGATCGCCAATCGAACTGTTCGATCGTCAGCGTCACTTGCCGACAAACGATTTGCAAGGGCTTTTCTAACCCTTCCCACTGAAGCCCTGTGCGGAGGATAGCGTAGTGTTGGATGACCGTCTGCCATGCCTGTTCTAGTTGCTGTGGATGAACATCTCCCTGAAGCACACAGCCAAACTGACCTACGTAGATATCTGCTTCGGGCGTGTAGAGGCTGTGAAACAGAATCCCCTGTTGGGTAGGAGACAGCTCGTATAGGTTTTCAATTTGGTTCAGGTTCATTGGGCACCCCCACGGGTTTGGCTCATTCGGGCGAACAGTTTGTTGAGGTCAGCTTGGCTAACGTTGGCTTGCGGGAAGTCAGAAGGCGTGAAGTTACTCACTGGAGCTGCTTCAGGGTGGAGGATCGATCGCAAACTCGTCAGAAACTGCTGCGTCAGTCGCTCGATCACTGGCAGAGCATGAATTTTTGGGTTGTAAATCCAATCCAACTGCAAACGCCCTTCTAACACCAAGGCATTGACTTCGAGCAAATACTGCCGCTGAGCTTGAGGACTGCGGGTGGCTCCGGTGTCAGTAGTCGCCATGCGGAATAGTGAGGAAGCGGCTAAGGTCGCGTCAAACTGTCCTAGATAGTTGAACAGAATCTCAGCTTGGGGTGCGTTTTGCAGGTTGGTTCGCACTAATTCATCGGAGCTGAGATAACGCAAAATGCCATAATCTACGCCACTGTGAGGTATCTGCCGCAACTGTTCTTTCACAGACTTCAATACCTCACTCACTTCTGCCTGAGCATCCACCGCTAAACGGGCAGGGTAGATGGCAGTGAACCAGCCAACTGTCCGGGAGACATCTGCTTCTGACAGCACTTCCCGTCCATGTCCTTCCAAATCAATTAGAAAGTCTGTCTTGCCTGTCCAAGTCGCGAGGCTGTGGGCTAATGCCGTCAGTAATACTTCATCCACCTGTGCCCGGTAAGTCTTGGGCATGGCCTGGAGTAAGGTTTGGGTTTCGTCTGCATTGAGCGAGACAGAGAGGGTTTGGGCAGAGGCGATCGCATTCTCTCCAGTTCCATCTCCCGGTAACATAGCCACAGAAGCATTCAAGGTTTGCAACCAGTAATCAACTGTTTTCTGGCAAGCTTCTGACTGCACATAGGTTTGCAACTGCTTTGCCCACCGCTGGAAGGAGGTTGTTTTAGGAGATAACTGCACCAATTGGCCTTGCGCCAGTTGGTGATAGGCTGTTTGCAAATCCTCCAATAGTACCCGCCAAGACAGACCATCCACTGCCAAATGGTGAATCACAATCAGCAGTTGATCCGATTGCTGTGCCCCTCGCTGAAATAGCACCCCTCGCAGTAGTGGCCCTGTTTCTAAATTCAGGCTAGTTTGCGCCCGGTGAGCCGCTTGAGCGATCGCCTCTTGCTGACTTTCAACTTGATTCGATAGATCCATCACCGTGAATGGAATCTCTTTTTCAAGACCACCATTCATCTGATGCCACGTATCCTCGACACGCTGAAATCTCAGCCGCAGCGCATCATGATGATTCATCAGATGTTGGATCGCCTGCTGCAAAATTTCAACTCGTAGCGGAGCTTGCGCTTCTAGGAAAACAGCTTGGTTCCAGTGGTGAGGTTCTGCCAAGTTTTGCTCAAAGAAGCGATGCTGAATTGGGGTCAAGAGAACTGCACCTGTAACGAGTGCTTGAGTTGCCGTTAAATCGCCCTGCGGCTGACTTTCAACTACTAGCGCCAATTGAGCGATCGTCTGGTGTTCAAACAACTGCCGAGGTGTGAAGCGTAACCCGATTTGGTTGGCTTTGGCGATCGCCTGAATGCTCAGGATGGAATCTCCCCCCAACTCAAAGAAGTTGTCATAAATGCCCACCTCAGCGACATGCAAAACGCTTGACCAGATAGCACTCAGTTGTCGCTCAACTTCATTACGAGGCGCAGCAAAGGCAGGTTTGGCGATCGAATTTTGTGTTTTGGGAGCGGGTAAGGCTTGCCGA contains the following coding sequences:
- a CDS encoding amino acid adenylation domain-containing protein; translation: MNLNQIENLYELSPTQQGILFHSLYTPEADIYVGQFGCVLQGDVHPQQLEQAWQTVIQHYAILRTGLQWEGLEKPLQIVCRQVTLTIEQFDWRSQSPEQQHQQLQTYIQQDRQRGFDLTCPPLMRLSLIWLSDDRYHLIWSKHHLILDGWSTAMVLQQVWTTYAALRQGEALPIINSRPFGDYIAWLQQQDLAAAKTFWQDSLKDIAAPTALAIDRRQGDRHISNSIARQSLELDSEITYALSQFARQHQLTLNTLMQGAWALLLSCYSGEAQVVFGSTVSGRPPSLAAAETIVGLLINTLPVCVQVSPEATLLPWLQQLQLQQAEMRQYEYTPLVQIQSWSQIPKGTPLFDSLLVFENYPIDTSLQQATDSVAVQDIWTFEQTNYPLTVVIHPGTSWQIELTYNEQRFEPQAIARLLGHLRSLLERMIANSEQSLAEIPLLTAAEQHQLLFEWNTRDREAQTIPPGCVHEWFEIQVERTPDAIAVTYVDQSLTYQELNQRANQLAHYLRSLGVGPEVLVAIAVERSLNLIVGLLGILKAGGAYVPIDPAHPSDRIALMLEDSQAPVLVTQRSLLETLPQHSAQFVCLDSDWDAIRASSGFANARCNSENPMSQATGENLAYTIYTSGSTGKPKGVQIPHHALTNFLHSMRQEPGLTAEDVLLSVTTICFDIAALEVYLPLITGARLVLASRGTAMDAQQLIQLMRQSGATVMQATPATWRLLLAAGWQGNPQLKILCGGEALSHELADQLLVRSQSLWNMYGPTETTIWSMVERVEPWNESVRLGRAIANTQIYVLNQSLQPVPIGVPGELHIGGAGLARGYLNRPELTQERFIVNPFRHMSSLPILGEIEVGGADRLYKTGDLVRYLSDGTLEFLGRIDHQVKLRGFRIELGEIEAVLGQHLDVREQVVILRQDGGGNQQLVAYVVSQADAKSDPSQLRDWLKAKLPEYMVPSAFVILEALPLTLNGKIDRKQLPAPDWTELTKTFVAPQTDTEAAIAKLWAQVLGVNTIGIHDNFFELGGHSLLATQIMSRIREAFAVELPLRCLFESPTVEELAATISQRTQDSTNTSAPLKPVDRDTAPLPLSLSQQRLWFLHQLEPNSSAYHLSAALRFTGNLDVTVLERSLNAILERHEILRTRFQILDGEPVQAIAPTLKINIPIVDWQDLRPSIQEAETAQFIQAEIEQAFDLGQAPLFRIKLLRLSPTHHLAVLTMHHIITDGWSMNAFVQELTELYTAFIIPPRGNAFSEHSSPLSPLPIQYADFAIWQRQRLQGEFLEQQLSYWKQQLQNASAQLALPTDHLAPGFKGEKRSHILPAALSAAIKGLGHKEGATLFMTLLAAFKLLLYRYTDQSDLCVGSPIAGRTQQDTEALIGFFVNTLVLRTDLSGQPSFRELLQRVRGVTLDAYAHQEVPFEKLVEVLQPERQLNQTPLFQVFFNLLNYRDSKLELPGVTVEAIANDHAHSKFDLTFYAWEQEDQIHLEWVYNAHRFCPERIAIMQEQFQELLEQVVTNPEQAITQFSLVTPTTQTLLPNPEAPLLESWAGSIQSHFTEQAKRHPNQLAIVDRDETWSYAELDAWSNQLAHYLRLHGIQSQDVVAIYGDRCAALVLALLGIWKAGAVFLILDPSYPVGALRDRLQIARPQGWIQIGAELPDELQVVLQELSCRCELDLSLRSAIEQCLQDYSSHHPGIEVEAHDLAYVTFTSGTTGEPKAVLGEHAPLSHFFQWYHKTLQLEPSDRFSLLSGLAHDPLLRDIFAPLWVGATLYIPDAEQIGTPGCLQTWIRQQEITISHLTPAMAQLLLSEGVEDTQPKGIPSLRYVCSGGDILTRSLVERLRAIASAVTCINVYGTTETPQIMGHYVIPPTVPIEELRDRLPIGQGIADVQLLILNESQQLAGIGEVGEIYVRSPYLARGYLNDEALTQARFISRTNALGERLYKTGDFGRYLPDGSIEYLGRRDQQVKIRGFRVELGAIASILTQHPEVQDAVVILHEEASQPQRLIAYVVSPSQTVDLVDSLRTTLKAQLPSYMMPSDIVVLETLPLTPNGKIDRKALPIPERQEVAISNHARSPVEEVLTGIWAQVLELENVGIHDNFFDLGGHSLLATQVISRLNRAFEIELPLRDLFEAPTVAGLAAQIETTLRSASGEPIPAIQPLSREQTIFPLSFAQRRLWVLDQLEPGNPFYNIPIAVKLSGALEIAVLEQSFQEIIQRHANLRTTFTTVEGEPVQAIAPHLPFELPIIDLQALPATEQTVEVQRLISEEAQHAFDLSQGPLLRATLLKLSDSEHILLLNLHHIISDAWSMGVLVRELADLYAAFVSQAPSLLAPLSIQYPDFAVWQQQWLQGDRYQAQLDYWKQQLRGLPVLALPTDHPRPAVQSFRGASHTIQLSKDLSQQLRSLSQQSGVTLFMTLLTAFEALLHWYTGQENLVVGTDIANRHPVETEGLIGFFVNQLVLRTDASGNPTLTDLLHRVRQITLDAYTHQDLPFDHLVEALNPPRDLSRTPLFQAKFVLQNAPMPSLSLANLNLEVLEVDRGTAKFDLLINLADTPEGIQGSLYYSTDLFEVASMTRLWERFEFALQYLVAQPESHLSELAIALTEADRAQHRRSQQQKLRQMRRKVTPIS